From a region of the Molothrus ater isolate BHLD 08-10-18 breed brown headed cowbird chromosome 15, BPBGC_Mater_1.1, whole genome shotgun sequence genome:
- the CLTB gene encoding clathrin light chain B isoform X1 — MADDFGFFSSSEGASAEEDPAAAFLAQQESEIAGIENDEGFGPTDGEAAAAPGGQAAPPEQGFQNGGATVNGDVFQESNGPTDAYAAIAKADRLTQEPESIRKWREEQKKRLEELDAASKVTEQEWREKAKKDLEEWNLRQNEQMEKNRANNRIADKAFYQQPDADVIGYVASEEAFLKESKEETPGSEWEKVAQLCDFNPKSSKQSKDVSRMRSVLISLKQTPLSR; from the exons ATGGCCGACGACTTCGGCTTCTTTTCCTCATCCGAGGGCGCTAGCGCCGAGGAGGACCCGGCCGCCGCCTTTCTGGCCCAGCAGGAGAGCGAGATCGCGGGCATCGAGAACGATGAGGGCTTCGGGCCGACCGACGGCGAGGCGGCCGCCGCCCCGGGCGGGCAGGCGGCCCCGCCGGAACAGG GTTTCCAGAATGGAGGAGCCACTGTCAATGGAGATGTCTTTCAG GAGTCCAACGGCCCCACGGATGCCTACGCAGCCATAGCCAAGGCCGACCGGCTGACCCAGGAACCCGAGAGCATCCGCAagtggagagaggagcagaagaagcgcctggaggagctgg ATGCGGCATCGAAGGTGACTGAGCAGGAATGGCGTGAGAAGGCCAAGAAGGACCTGGAGGAGTGGAACCTGCGTCAGAATGAGCAGATGGAGAAGAACCGAGCAAACAACAG GATCGCTGACAAAGCCTTTTACCAGCAGCCGGACGCCGATGTCATTGGCTACGT GGCCTCGGAGGAAGCATTCCTGAAGGAGTCCAAGGAGGAGACCCCAGGCTCTGAGTGGGAGAAGGTGGCCCAGCTGTGTGACTTCAACCCCAagagcagcaagcagagcaAGGATGTCTCGCGGATGCGCTCGGTGCTCATCTCCCTCAAACAGACGCCCCTGTCCCGTtag
- the NOP16 gene encoding nucleolar protein 16: MPKAKGKSRRHKYSYNLNRKRLYRSARRRAAPRIACSHIRHAWDPHKSVAQNLADMGLAEDPNKAVPIPKKLLGMEVESDGQQPGKKIVRKPYVVNEMELEASLPEKKSNTLSRDLIDYVRYMIQNHGENYKEMARDEKNYYQDTPKQIKRKINVYKNFYPEEYKNFIASLKPEKMEVQ; this comes from the exons ATGCCGAAGGCCAAGGGGAAGAGCCGGCGGCACAAATACTCCTACAACCTCAACCGCAAGCGGCTCTACCGCAGCGCCCGGCGCCGCGCCGCGCCCCGCATCGCCTG CTCGCACATCCGCCATGCCTGGGACCCGCACAAGTCGGTGGCGCAGAACCTGGCCGACATGGGCCTGGCCGAGGATCCCAACAAGGCTGTCCCCATCCCGAAGAAGCTGCTG GGGATGGAAGTGGAAAGTGATGGACAAcagccaggaaagaaaatagtGCGGAAGCCGTACGTGGTGAATG AGATGGAACTGGAGGCCAGCCTCCCTGAGAAGAAGTCGAACACACTCTCACGGGACCTCATTGACTATGTGAGATACATGATCCAGAACCACGGGGAGAACTACAAG GAAATGGCTCGGGATGAGAAGAACTACTACCAGGATACTCCCAAACAGATAAAGAGGAAAATCAATGTGTACAAGAATTTCTATCCTGAGGAGTACAAGAATTTCATTGCATCACTCAAGCCAGAAAAAATGGAAGTGCAGTGA
- the CLTB gene encoding clathrin light chain B isoform X2, giving the protein MADDFGFFSSSEGASAEEDPAAAFLAQQESEIAGIENDEGFGPTDGEAAAAPGGQAAPPEQGFQNGGATVNGDVFQESNGPTDAYAAIAKADRLTQEPESIRKWREEQKKRLEELDAASKVTEQEWREKAKKDLEEWNLRQNEQMEKNRANNRASEEAFLKESKEETPGSEWEKVAQLCDFNPKSSKQSKDVSRMRSVLISLKQTPLSR; this is encoded by the exons ATGGCCGACGACTTCGGCTTCTTTTCCTCATCCGAGGGCGCTAGCGCCGAGGAGGACCCGGCCGCCGCCTTTCTGGCCCAGCAGGAGAGCGAGATCGCGGGCATCGAGAACGATGAGGGCTTCGGGCCGACCGACGGCGAGGCGGCCGCCGCCCCGGGCGGGCAGGCGGCCCCGCCGGAACAGG GTTTCCAGAATGGAGGAGCCACTGTCAATGGAGATGTCTTTCAG GAGTCCAACGGCCCCACGGATGCCTACGCAGCCATAGCCAAGGCCGACCGGCTGACCCAGGAACCCGAGAGCATCCGCAagtggagagaggagcagaagaagcgcctggaggagctgg ATGCGGCATCGAAGGTGACTGAGCAGGAATGGCGTGAGAAGGCCAAGAAGGACCTGGAGGAGTGGAACCTGCGTCAGAATGAGCAGATGGAGAAGAACCGAGCAAACAACAG GGCCTCGGAGGAAGCATTCCTGAAGGAGTCCAAGGAGGAGACCCCAGGCTCTGAGTGGGAGAAGGTGGCCCAGCTGTGTGACTTCAACCCCAagagcagcaagcagagcaAGGATGTCTCGCGGATGCGCTCGGTGCTCATCTCCCTCAAACAGACGCCCCTGTCCCGTtag
- the FAF2 gene encoding FAS-associated factor 2 encodes MAAPEERELTAEQTEKLLQFQDLTGIESMDQCRHTLEQHNWNIEAAVQDRLNEQEGVPSVFNPPPLRPLQVNTADHRIYSYVVSRPQPRGLLGWGYYFIMLPFRFTYYTLLDIFRFALRFIRPDPRSRVTDPVGDIISFIHMFEEKYGRIHPVFYQGTYSQALNDAKRELRFLLVYLHGDDHQDTDEFCRNTLCAPEVITLINTRMLFWACSTNKPEGYRVSQALRENTYPFLAVIMLKDRRMTVVGRLEGLIQADDLINQLMFIMDANQTYLVSERLEREERNQTQVLRQQQDEAYLASLRADQEKERKKKEERERKKKKEEEVQQQKLAEERRRQTLQEEKERRSECLPPEPHPDDPESVKIIFKLPNDSRVERRFHFTQSLTVIHDFLFSLKESPEKFQIEANFPRRVLPCLPTEEWPNPPTLQEAGLSHTEVLFVQDLTDD; translated from the exons ATGGCGGCGCCTGAGGAACGGGAGCTGACGGCGGAACAGACCgagaagctgctgcagttcCAG GACTTGACTGGCATAGAGTCCATGGACCAATGTCGCCACACACTGGAGCAGCACAACTGGAACATAGAG gcagctgtgcaggacCGACTGAACGAGCAAGAAGGTGTCCCAAGTGTCTTTAATCCTCCTCCACTGCGGCCGTTGCAGGTCAATACAGCTGACCACAGGATCTACAGCTATGTTGTCTCAAGGCCACAGCCAAGG GGCCTGTTAGGATGGGGTTACTACTTCATAATGCTTCCATTCCGATTCACCTATTACACATTACTTGATATATTTAG GTTTGCTCTGCGTTTTATACGCCCTGATCCTCGTAGTCGGGTCACCGACCCAGTGGGTGACATTATTTCGTTTATTCATATGTTTGAGGAAAAATATGGGAGGATACACCCTGTCTTCTACCAGGGAACTTACAGCCAG GCACTGAACGATGCCAAGCGGGAGCTGCGCTTCCTGTTGGTTTATCTGCACGGGGATGACCACCAGGACACAGACGAGTTCTGCCG CAATACACTGTGTGCACCTGAGGTCATCACCCTCATCAACACTAGAATGCTCTTCTGGGCTTGCTCAACCAATAAACCAGAGGGATACAGAG TGTCGCAGGCCCTGCGGGAGAACACGTACCCGTTCCTGGCCGTGATCATGCTCAAGGACCGCAGGATGACGGTGGTTGGGCGGCTGGAGGGCCTCATCCAGGCTGATGACCTCATCAACCAGCTGATGTTCATCATGGATGCCAACCAGACGTACCTGGTGTCCGAGCGCCTGGAAAG GGAAGAGAGGAACCAAACCCAagtgctgaggcagcagcaggacgAGGCGTACCTGGCATCCCTGCGTGCGGACCAGGAGAAGGAGCgcaagaagaaggaggaaagggagaggaagaagaagaaggaggaggaagtgcAGCAGCAAAAACTGGCAGAGGAGAGGCGGCGGCAG acactgcaggaggagaaggagaggaggtCAGAATGCCTTCCTCCAGAGCCACATCCCGATGACCCAGAGAGTGTCAAGATCATTTTCAAGCTGCCCAACGATTCCAGAGTGGAGCGGCGATTCCACTTCACACAGTCACTGACG GTGATCCACGATTTCCTGTTCTCCTTGAAAGAAAGCCCTGAGAAGTTCCAGATTGAGGCCAACTTCCCTCGCcgtgtcctgccctgcctccctaCAGAGGAGTGGCCCAACCCCCCGACGCTGCAGGAGGCGGGACTCAGCCACACGGAAGTCCTCTTTGTGCAGGACCTCACGGACGATTGA
- the RNF44 gene encoding LOW QUALITY PROTEIN: RING finger protein 44 (The sequence of the model RefSeq protein was modified relative to this genomic sequence to represent the inferred CDS: inserted 2 bases in 1 codon; deleted 4 bases in 3 codons), translated as MAADRDTPGHVGRARAAPPPPPPVPPAPPPPPPRQPRAPPVPPSAVTRSGASRCFLKGQHPPRTPARRGRPAPRKTKRHRKQRRRGGGRPGGRRAGGREGRAGGGPAXGGQARARRRRTKSGGREGRGRRSGTGAAAQAIGAEFKVLVSCPAWSLRSRVPTRLPTSPMRPWELAVNRRPPSAPFAQRRFSGGPCSSPDHLRRSPSARRQWGRRDRPLATLLGQDEPQVHPAFPQQPHIPVDEPRAYALPSTPPRMLHPAAHPPHQNPFMVDLHDQVHQGPVPLSYTVTTVTTQGFPIHAGQHIPGCSTQQLPACSVMFSGQHYPLCCLPPPLIQACAMQQLPVSYQTFPPIISSDHYILHPPPPPVPPHQPPHMAPLGQFVPLQAQHPRMPLQRIDNDVDLRGEQHPIAGFTYPPSHHAPTLSPSMPLHYLPHDPLHQELPFGVPYPHMMPRRLNTQRYRLQQALPPPPPPPPPPPYYPSFLPYFLSMLPVSPTAVGPTISLDLDVDDVEMENYEALLNLAERLGEAKPRGLTKADIEHLPSYRFNPESHQSEQTLCVVCFSDFEARQLLRVLPCNHEFHAKCVDKWLKANRTCPICRADASEVQREAD; from the exons ATGGCTGCGGACCGTGACACGCCTGGTCACGTGGGACGCGCGcgcgccgcgccgccccccccccccccggtgcccccggcc ccccctcctccccccccgCGCCAGCCGCGCGCGCCCCCGGTGCCCCCGAGCGCTGTGACTCGGTCCGGTGCGTCCCGCTGCTTCTTAAAGGGACAG CACCCGCCGCGCACCCCGgcccgccgcggccgccccgcgccgcggAAAACAAAGAGGCACCGGAAACagcggcggcggggagggggccGGCCCGGCGGGAGGcgggcgggagggagggaggggagggccGGCGGCGGGCCGGC GGGGGGGCAGGCCCGGGCCCGGCGTCGGCGAACAAAGAGCGGCGGGAGGGAGGGG CGGGGGCGCCGCAGCGGCACCGGAGCGGCGGCCCAGGCCATCGGTGCAG AGTTCAAGGTGCTGGTGTCttgccctgcctggagcctgaGGTCCCGTGTGCCCACCCGCCTCCCGACGTCACCAATGCGACCATGGGAACTGGCAGTGAATAGGCGGCCGCCCTCTGCCCCTTTTGCCCAGCGCCGTTTCTCGGGGggaccctgcagcagccccgACCACCTCCGGCGAAG cccctctgccaggCGTCAGTGGGGACGACGCGATCGACCTCTGGCAACCCTGCTGGGCCAGGATGAGCCCCAGGTGCACCCTGCCTTCCCCCAGCAGCCGCACATCCCTGTAGATGAGCCCCGCGCCTACGCTCTTCCCAGCACGCCGCCACGAATGCTTCACCCAGCCGCTCACCCACCCCACCAGAACCCATTCATGGTGGATCTGCATGACCAG GTGCACCAGGGACCTGTCCCTCTCTCCTACACGGTTACCACCGTAACGACGCAAGGCTTCCCCATCCACGCTggccagcacatccctgggtgcagcacccagcagctcccagcatgCTCAGTGATGTTCAGCGGACAGCACTACCcgctctgctgcctcccacccCCG CTGATTCAGGCATGTGCCATGCAACAACTTCCCGTCTCCTACCAGACATTCCCCCCCATCATCTCCAGCGACCATTACATCCTGCACCCACCCCCACCGCCAGTGCCCCCCCACCAGCCGCCCCACATGGCCCCCCTGGGGCAATTCGTACCTCTCCAAGCCCAGCATCCACGTATG cctctgcagagGATAGACAATGACGTGGACCTGCGAGGGGAGCAGCACCCCATCGCAGGCTTCACGTACCCTCCGTCTCACCACGCTCCCACACTGTCGCCCTCCATGCCGCTGCATTACCTCCCCCACGACCCGCTGCACCAAGAACTGCCATTTGGCGTG ccatACCCCCACATGATGCCCCGGCGGCTGAACACCCAGCGGTACCGGCTGCAACAGGCGCTGCCCCCACCGCCACcccctccgccgccgcctccgTACTATCCGAGCTTCCTGCCCTATTTCCT TTCTATGCTTCCTGTGTCGCCAACGGCCGTGGGGCCCACGATCAGCTTAGACCTGGACGTGGATGATGTGGAGATGGAGAATTATGAG gcactgctgaaCTTGGCCGAGCGGCTGGGGGAGGCCAAGCCACGGGGACTCACCAAAGCAGACATCGAGCACCTCCCGTCCTACCGCTTCAACCCCGAGAGCCACCAGTCTGAGCAGACCCT GTGCGTCGTGTGCTTCAGCGACTTCGAGGCCCGGCAGCTTCTCCGCGTCCTGCCCTGCAACCACGAGTTCCACGCCAAGTGTGTCGACAAATGGTTAAAG GCGAACCGCACGTGCCCGATCTGCCGGGCGGACGCGTCGGAGGTGCAGCGGGAGGCGGACTGA
- the HIGD2A gene encoding HIG1 domain family member 2A, mitochondrial yields MAAGPPPPLEPSPLPTFPEEGFADKFLRKTRENPLVPLGCLCTVSVLVYGIICFKKGNTRRSQLMMRARVIAQGCTFAALLGGMAATAFKSRQ; encoded by the exons ATGGCGgccgggccgcccccgccgctgGAGCCCAGCCCGCTGCCCACGTTCCCTGAGGAGGGATTCGCGGACAAGTTCCTGCGCAAGACCCGCGAGAACCCCCTGGTGCCCCTCG GCTGTCTGTGCACCGTCAGTGTCCTGGTCTACGGAATCATCTGCTTCAAGAAAGGCAACACTCGGCGCTCCCAGCTGATGATGCGGGCGCGTGTCATAGCCCAGGGCTGCACCTTCGCCGCCCTGCTGGGGGGCATGGCGGCCACGGCCTTCAAATCCCGACAGTGA